GGGAAGATCATGGCTGAAGGCAGCCCGAAGGACGGCAATGGCAATGGCTCCAAGGAACCGGACAGTAGTAGCGGCGAAGGCGGTTTATGGAGCGGCCTGAAGGCGCTGCTCTTCGGAGAGGATGAAGGGCACAGCCTCCGACGCGAACTGGAGGAAGCGCTCGACGAATATGACGAGGAAGAAGGGGATGGCGCGCCATCCCCCGCCAAGGGCGACCTGTCGGCGATCGAGCGGCAGATGGTCCGCAATCTCCTTCATTTTTCCGAACATACGGTCGATGACGTCGCCGTGCCGCGCGCGGACATCATTGCGATCGAGGAAAAGGCGAGTTTCGCCGACCTCGCCGCGCTCTTCGCGGAAGCGGGACATAGCCGGATTCCCGTCTATCGGGAGACTTTGGACACCATCGTCGGCATGATCCACATCCGCGATGCCTTCGCGATCATGGCGGGCAAGACGCCGGTGCCCGATACGCTGGAGCCATTGATCCGGCAGCCGCTCTATGTTCCGGAAAGCATGGGCGCGCTCGATCTGCTTGCGGAAATGCGGGCGAAACGGACGCACCTCGCCATCGTGCTGGACGAATATTCGGGGACGGAGGGTCTGTTGACCTTCGAGGATCTGGTCGAGGAAATCGTCGGCGAGGTCGAGGACGAGCATGACGACGCCCCCGAAGCGATGCTGGTGCCGTTGGAGGACGGACTGTGGGAGGCCGATGCCCGCGCGGAACTGGATGACGTGGCGGAGGAAATCGACGAGAAGCTCGGCGACGTGGAAGAGGATGTCGACACGCTGGGCGGACTGGCCTTCGTACTGGCAGGCCATGTCCCGGAACCCGGCGAAATTCTGGAACACCCCCAAAGCGGCTGGAAACTGGAAGTCCTTGCAAGCGATGGACGGCGCGTGACCCGATTGCGGTTGCACCCGCCCTTGAGGAAAGCGGAAGAGGAAGCGGATTAATCTGTTTCCGGGCAAAGGCGCAGATCCACCCAACACAGAACCTCCGTTCGCCCAGAGGTGGGGCTGAGCGAAGTCGAAGACCCGCATCGAAAGGTCGCGCGCCACTGCCCTTCGATACGCCACTTCGACAGGCTCTCCGGTACCTCAGGACGAACGGTAATGGGAAGCAGACCGTCTGCAAACCACCTAACCCGGCCCATTCTTTCAGGCTGAGCGATCGGTGCCCGGTATCCAGCAAGCGCAAAAGGCAAGCCAGCCCACGCCTTCGATCCATCCCGCGATCACGTCGCTGGGCCAATGGACGCCGAGCCAGACGCGACTGCCCCCAATCCACATGATGACCAGCGCGGCGATGGCATAAATGGGCCAGCGCCCCGCCAGCAGCGCCAGCGCGCCGAAGAATATCATATTGCCCGCCGCATGGCCGCTCGGAAAGCTGTAGCTGTGCACGATATCCAGATGCGGCAGCAGGTCTGGACGCGGCGCGGTGAATATCTGCTTCAGCAGGGCGTTCAGCAACGCTCCCCCCGCAACCGTCAGCGCCAGCCACAAGGCGCGGCCGCGGGCTTTGCGCCAAAGCAGGACGGCCGCCGCCGCCAGCAGGATCAGGCGCGCCGTCGTGCCTCCGATGACCGAAGCCGCCTGCATCCCGGCCGTCAAATGGCGGCCCACGGGGTCATGTCGCCACTCCCCCGCCCGACGCATCAATCCTTCGTTGAGAAAATCCAGCAACCCCTGACGTTGAAGCAGCGCGATCGCCAGGACACAGAGCAGCGCGAGAGCCAAAACCCCCGCGCCTCTTGCCCACGCCCCGCGTTCAGATATGAAGCGCGCGCCCATAAGCGGCGAGCACGCTTTCATGCATCGCTTCGGAGATGGTCGGATGCGGGAACACCGTTTCCATGAGTTCCGCCTCGGTCGTCTCCAGCGTCTTGCCGACGGTATAGCCCTGGATCATCTCGGTCACCTCCGCGCCGACCATATGCGCGCCCAGCAATTCGCCGGTCTCCGCATCGAACACGGTCTTCACAAAGCCTTCCGCTTCGCCCAGCGCGATCGCCTTGCCATTGCCGATGAAGGGGAAATTGCCGACCTTCACCGCATAGCCCGCTTCCTTCGCCTTGGCTTCGGTCAGGCCGACCGAGGCGATCTGCGGATGGCAATAGGTGCATCCCGGAATGTTGCGAACGTCCATGGCATGAGGATGCTTGCCCGCTATGGCTTCGGCGGCGATCACGCCCTCATGGCTCGCCTTGTGCGCCAGCCATGGCGGCGCGGTCACGTCCCCTATGGCCCAGATGCCGTCCACACTGGTCCGGCAGTTGGCGTCGGTCACGATATGGCCGCGGTCCGTCTTCACGCCGAGTTCCTCCAGCCCGATATTCTCGGTGTTGGGGAGGATGCCGATGGCGACGATGACATGGCTGTAGTCCCCGCTAACGACCTTGCCGTCCTTGCCCTTGATCGCGGCCTTGACGCCGTTCGCGCTCACGTCCAGCTTTTCGACGCCCGCGCCGGTCATGATCTTCATGCCCTGCTTGGTCAGTGCCTTTTCGAGGAAGGCGGAAACGTCGGCATCCTCTACCGGCACGATGCGGTCCATCATCTCGACCACGGTTACATCCGCGCCCATGTCGTTATAGAAGCTGGCAAACTCGATGCCGATCGCGCCGGAGCCGATCACCAGCAACTTGCCCGGCATTTCCGGCGGCGTCATGGCGTGGCGGTAAGTCCAGACGCGCTTGCCGTCCGTCTTGGCAAAGGGCAGGTCGCGCGCGCGCGCGCCGGTGGCGACGATGATGTTCTTCGCCGTCAGTTCCTCACTCTTCCCGTCCTTGGTAACGGTGAGCCTGCCTTTCGCGACCAGCTTCCCGTCGCCCATATGGACGGCGATCTTGTTTTTCTTCATCAGGTGGGTGACGCCCTGATTGAGCTGCTTCGCGACGCCGCGCGAGCGTTTCACCACGGCTTCGAGGTCGGCGCTGATCTTCTCCGCCGCGAGGCCATAGTCCTTCGCATGCTGCATATAGTGGAAGATTTCGGCCGAGCGCAGCAGCGCCTTGGTCGGGATGCAGCCCCAGTTGAGGCAGATGCCGCCCAGATTCTCCCGCTCGACGATGGCGGTCTTGAGGCCCAGTTGGGCGCTGCGGATCGCCGCGACATAGCCGCCGGGCCCCGAACCCAGAACGATGACATCGTAATTCTCTGCCATGGATCACACTCGTTTCTTGATGGTTTGCTTCATTCAGCCGGGAGCGTCGGCACGGGGCGCGGATGGCGGTCCTCGCCGATCGCCACGAAAGTGAAAGTCGCCTGCGTTACGCGATAGGATCGGTCGTCGTGGCGCGTGCGGCGCCATGCTTCCACGCCGATCCGCATGGATGTGCGCCCCACGCTGGCAAGCTTCGCATAGACCGACACTTCGTCGCCCACGACCACGGGCCGCAGAAAGGTCATGCCTTCCACCGCGATGGTGACGGCGCGGCCCTTGGAATGACGGGCGGCGACGGAACCGGCGGCGGAGTCCATAAGGCTCATCAGCCAGCCTCCGAAAATATCCCCATAGGGATTGGTGTCGGCAGGCATGGCAATGACGCGCACCGCGGGGCAGCCTTCAGGCGGCTGTTCCTCGGCATGCGCCATCAGGCAAGCATCCCCAGCGGATTTTCGACCAGTTGCTTGAACGCCTTCATCAGCCGCGCGCCATCCGCGCCATCGATCGCGCGATGATCGAAGCTGCCCGTCGCCGACATGATGGTCGCGATTTGCAGGCTGTCATCCACCACATAGGGCCGCTTCTCACCCGCGCCGATAGCCATGATCATGCCCTGCGGCGGGTTGATGACCGCTTCGAACTGCTTGATGCCGAACATGCCCATATTGGAGAGCGAGGCGGTGCCGCCCTGATATTCCTCCGGCTTGAGCTTCCCTTCCTTGGCGCGCTCCGCCAAATCCTTCATCGCGGTGGAAATGGCCGCGACGCCGCGGCTATCCGCCTCCGTGACGATCGGCGTGATGAGGCCATTGGGAATCGATACCGCCACGGAGATATCGGCCCGCTGGAACTTTAGCATCTGGTCGCCCGCGAATTGGACATTGCATTCGGGCACCTGGACCAGCGCCACGGCCAGCGCCTTGATGAGCAGATCGTTGACCGACAGCTTCACGCCACGAGAGGCTAGCCCATCGTTCAACTCTCCCCGCAATTTGAGGAGCTTATCGAGTTGGATATCCACGGTCAGGTAGATGTGCGGCACCTGTTGCTTGGATTCGGTGAGCCGGCGCGCGATCGTCTTGCGCATGTTCGACAGCTTGACGATCTCGTGCGGGACGCCGAAATCCTGCGCCGCTACGGGCGCGGTCGCCGGAATGGCCGCGGACGGAGCGGCGGTCGCGGCTCCGGCAGGTTTCGCGCCTTCCAGATCGGCTTTCACGATCCGGCCATTGGGGCCGGAGCCGGAGACGCTCGCCAGATCGACGCCCTTTTCCTGTGCAAGGCGGCGAGCGAGCGGGCTCGCCTTCACCCGATCGCCTTGACCGGAGGACTCCGCAACCTTCGGTTCTGGCGAGGAAGATGGGGCGGCGGCCGATGCGGATTCGGCTTTCTGGGGTGCCGCTTCCGGCTTGGGCTCCGCCGGCGCGGAAGGCGTTTCACCGCCCCCCTTGGCCGCTTCCGCGACATCTTCGCCTTCTTCCGCCAGAATCGCGATCACCGTGCCGACCTTCACGCCTTCGGCACCTTCCGAAACCAGGATTTTCGCAATCGTGCCTTCATCGACGGCTTCGAATTCCATCGTCGCCTTGTCCGTTTCGATCTCTGCCAGAAGATCGCCTGACGAAACTGTGTCGCCCTCCTTCACCAACCATTTGGCCAGCGTTCCTTCCTCCATGGTGGGGGACAGGGCAGGCATCTGGATCGTCTTGCTCATGCGGTGGGGCCTTTTCTCGCATCTTTGCCTTTCCAGGTCGTTTCGACGCTTTCGGGGAAAGGGTCAAGGGCGTGGCTTGCGCGGACCCCGATTATGCATCACATTTCACCCAGTTGGTTCATAGGACCGGCTCGCATGGCCACGAAGGCCATTTTCACACTGCTGGGGGCTTGGGAAAGTGCGGACATATCTGGTTGTCGTGGACGAATCGCCTGAAGCGGAAACCGCGCTTCGCTTCGCGGCCCGGCGCGCCGCGAAGACCAACGGGGCAGTGCGCATCCTGGCTCTCATTCCGCCATCGGAATTCGTGCAATGGAGCGGCGTTCAGGCCACAATGGAGGATGAAGCGCACCAACGCGCCGAAGCGCTGGTGACGAGCGCGGCGGGCACCCTGACGGACGAATCCGGCATCCGTCCCAGCATTACGGTGAAGCAGGGCGACCCGGTGGCGGTCGTACGCAAGACACTCGACGACATGGATGATGTCGCCGCCCTAGTGCTGGGCGCAGCGGCAAGCGGCAATCCGGGCAAGCTGGTGTCGCACTTCGCGGGGGCGGATGCAGGCAAGCTGCCCTGCCCGATCATGGTCATTCCGGGCGGGCTGGACGCCGAAGCGATCGACCGGCTGAGTTGACCGCGCTCAGCGCTTCCGGTGCTTGCCCCGCGCGCTGCCCATGTGGCGGATATTGGCGGGGCGGCCGCGCCTGATGCCCGGACGGGCGCGATCCTTCCTGAAGCTTGGCCGCTGCGGCAGGGCGTCAGGCAGTTCGAAGCGCAATGCGCCGTTGATCGGGTCCGCCTCCGCCAGCCGCAATTGCAGGCGTTGGCCCACCGTATAGCGATCTCCGCTCTCCACGCCCTCCAGCGCGCGGGCCGCCTCGTCATAATAGAAGCGTTCGTCGCCGAGCGTCGATACTGGCACCAGCCCATCGCCGCCCAATCCCTCGACGGTCGCGAAGAAACCGAAATTCTGGACGCCGGTGATCCGCGCCTCCACCAGATCGCCGACATGCGCGGCGAGAAAGGCGGCGACATAGCGGTCGACGGTTTCGCGCTCGGCCTCCATGGCGCGGCGTTCATGCTGGCTTATCATCTCGCCGACACGACCCATATTCTCATAATCCTCGCCGCTGAGCGAGGTGCGGTCGGGCAGCTCGCCACCTGTGGGCGCGGGCATTTCCAGCCCATAGGCGCCCACCAGCGCCCGATGCACCAGCAGGTCCGCATAGCGGCGGATGGGCGAGGTGAAATGCGCGTAGCTTCCCAGCGCAAGGCCGAAATGCCCCATATTCTCCGGACTGTAATAGGCCTGGCTTTGACTGCGGAGAATCTGTTCCATGATCTGCGGTTTTTCTTCCGCCTCGCCGATGCGCTCGATCAGGCGGTTGAAGGTCGCGGGCCTGATCACTTGCCCCAGCGCGAAATCGATGTCGAAGGTCGCCAGATAATCCTTCAGCGCTACCAGCTTGTCGCGGCTGGGCGGATCATGGTCGCGGTACATGACCGGGGCCTTCTTCGCCTCCAGCGCCTTGGCGGCCGCGACATTAGCGGCGATCATATAATCCTCGATCACCATATGCGCGTCGAGCCTTTCGCGCACCGCGACGCTGACGATCTTGCCCCATTCGTCCAGCACCACGCGCCGTTCCGGCAGATCGAGCGCCAGCGGATCGCGTTTCTCGCGCGCCTTGCGCAGCAGCGCCCAGCAGGCCCAGAGAGGCTTCAACGCCGGTTCCAGCA
This genomic window from Sphingobium cloacae contains:
- a CDS encoding hemolysin family protein — encoded protein: MAEGSPKDGNGNGSKEPDSSSGEGGLWSGLKALLFGEDEGHSLRRELEEALDEYDEEEGDGAPSPAKGDLSAIERQMVRNLLHFSEHTVDDVAVPRADIIAIEEKASFADLAALFAEAGHSRIPVYRETLDTIVGMIHIRDAFAIMAGKTPVPDTLEPLIRQPLYVPESMGALDLLAEMRAKRTHLAIVLDEYSGTEGLLTFEDLVEEIVGEVEDEHDDAPEAMLVPLEDGLWEADARAELDDVAEEIDEKLGDVEEDVDTLGGLAFVLAGHVPEPGEILEHPQSGWKLEVLASDGRRVTRLRLHPPLRKAEEEAD
- a CDS encoding phosphatase PAP2 family protein codes for the protein MGARFISERGAWARGAGVLALALLCVLAIALLQRQGLLDFLNEGLMRRAGEWRHDPVGRHLTAGMQAASVIGGTTARLILLAAAAVLLWRKARGRALWLALTVAGGALLNALLKQIFTAPRPDLLPHLDIVHSYSFPSGHAAGNMIFFGALALLAGRWPIYAIAALVIMWIGGSRVWLGVHWPSDVIAGWIEGVGWLAFCACWIPGTDRSA
- the lpdA gene encoding dihydrolipoyl dehydrogenase — its product is MAENYDVIVLGSGPGGYVAAIRSAQLGLKTAIVERENLGGICLNWGCIPTKALLRSAEIFHYMQHAKDYGLAAEKISADLEAVVKRSRGVAKQLNQGVTHLMKKNKIAVHMGDGKLVAKGRLTVTKDGKSEELTAKNIIVATGARARDLPFAKTDGKRVWTYRHAMTPPEMPGKLLVIGSGAIGIEFASFYNDMGADVTVVEMMDRIVPVEDADVSAFLEKALTKQGMKIMTGAGVEKLDVSANGVKAAIKGKDGKVVSGDYSHVIVAIGILPNTENIGLEELGVKTDRGHIVTDANCRTSVDGIWAIGDVTAPPWLAHKASHEGVIAAEAIAGKHPHAMDVRNIPGCTYCHPQIASVGLTEAKAKEAGYAVKVGNFPFIGNGKAIALGEAEGFVKTVFDAETGELLGAHMVGAEVTEMIQGYTVGKTLETTEAELMETVFPHPTISEAMHESVLAAYGRALHI
- a CDS encoding acyl-CoA thioesterase, whose amino-acid sequence is MAHAEEQPPEGCPAVRVIAMPADTNPYGDIFGGWLMSLMDSAAGSVAARHSKGRAVTIAVEGMTFLRPVVVGDEVSVYAKLASVGRTSMRIGVEAWRRTRHDDRSYRVTQATFTFVAIGEDRHPRPVPTLPAE
- a CDS encoding pyruvate dehydrogenase complex dihydrolipoamide acetyltransferase, with product MSKTIQMPALSPTMEEGTLAKWLVKEGDTVSSGDLLAEIETDKATMEFEAVDEGTIAKILVSEGAEGVKVGTVIAILAEEGEDVAEAAKGGGETPSAPAEPKPEAAPQKAESASAAAPSSSPEPKVAESSGQGDRVKASPLARRLAQEKGVDLASVSGSGPNGRIVKADLEGAKPAGAATAAPSAAIPATAPVAAQDFGVPHEIVKLSNMRKTIARRLTESKQQVPHIYLTVDIQLDKLLKLRGELNDGLASRGVKLSVNDLLIKALAVALVQVPECNVQFAGDQMLKFQRADISVAVSIPNGLITPIVTEADSRGVAAISTAMKDLAERAKEGKLKPEEYQGGTASLSNMGMFGIKQFEAVINPPQGMIMAIGAGEKRPYVVDDSLQIATIMSATGSFDHRAIDGADGARLMKAFKQLVENPLGMLA
- a CDS encoding universal stress protein — encoded protein: MRTYLVVVDESPEAETALRFAARRAAKTNGAVRILALIPPSEFVQWSGVQATMEDEAHQRAEALVTSAAGTLTDESGIRPSITVKQGDPVAVVRKTLDDMDDVAALVLGAAASGNPGKLVSHFAGADAGKLPCPIMVIPGGLDAEAIDRLS